One stretch of Lytechinus variegatus isolate NC3 chromosome 17, Lvar_3.0, whole genome shotgun sequence DNA includes these proteins:
- the LOC121431019 gene encoding BAG family molecular chaperone regulator 2-like, translating to MACIAGSRREDEDEEKTQNEMIRPSPNNFTDNHDGGGKQANEYLLQTLDALEVRVEKMRETARSIDDEKTRLLDSLNTMMQSEAIDHLSKAEREELGLYIDRLVTRCLTVDINIQTIRTLAQEESLLKVKGYLRDLIDTLQSNLEQSSQRVKLYLNSCLGGTEMGPIDERFQGALLGCAAEDQKMIRKKLQEIKDSLSETNAFISRLQALKLDL from the exons ATGGCCTGTATCGCTGGCAGTAGACGTGAGGATGAGGATGAGGAGAAGACCCAAAATGAGATGATACGTCCCTCTCCAAATAATTTTACAGATAATCATGATGGTGGAGGCAAGCAGGCCAATGAATATCTGTTACAGACTTTAGATGCTTTGGAAGTTCGTGTTGAGAAAATGAGGGAGACGGCCAGATCTATCGATGATGAAAAGACCCGTTTGTTGGACTCTCTAAACACAATGATGCAGAGCGAGGCTATTGATCATCTGTCAAAAG CTGAGCGTGAAGAGCTTGGACTTTACATTGATCGTCTTGTCACTCGCTGCTTGACGGTAGACATCAACATCCAAACTATCCGAACACTTGCACAGGAGGAATCCCTAttgaaggtcaaaggttatcTGCGTGATCTCATCGACACTTTACAATCTAACCTGGAGCAGAGTAGCCAACGGGTCAAGCTCTATCTGAATAGTTGCCTTGGTGGGACCGAGATGGGGCCCATTGATGAAAGGTTCCAGGGTGCCCTCTTAGGTTGTGCTGCCGAGGACCAGAAAATGATCAGGAAGAAATTGCAGGAGATCAAAGACTCCTTAAGTGAGACTAATGCCTTTATATCAAGGCTTCAAGCTCTGAAATTAGATTTATAA